The Pseudoalteromonas translucida KMM 520 genome has a window encoding:
- a CDS encoding PilN domain-containing protein: MKTRINFYQKSLRVRRDPVLLQNMLMLWGGALIIIAIVWSLYAYKEHANHILLQQSKVQLKQAKTQLEVVKQQLADKQNKTLLISELKTLQQEIQHKQQVFSYLAQTSAQSKTDYAEVMRDLAQYHESNIWLTEIQFIGQKVTLHGQTLQSKYLPIWFSNLKQSTFFADKEFSVLELATEDGISEFNVATDLSGKGVKP, translated from the coding sequence ATGAAAACCCGGATTAACTTTTATCAAAAGTCCTTACGTGTAAGGCGTGATCCCGTATTGCTGCAAAATATGCTAATGCTGTGGGGTGGCGCGTTAATTATTATTGCTATTGTGTGGTCACTATATGCCTACAAAGAGCATGCAAACCATATACTTTTACAGCAAAGTAAAGTGCAGCTTAAGCAAGCTAAAACTCAGCTAGAAGTGGTAAAACAGCAACTTGCCGATAAACAAAATAAAACATTATTAATAAGTGAATTAAAAACACTACAGCAAGAAATACAGCATAAACAACAAGTTTTTAGCTACTTAGCGCAAACATCAGCACAATCTAAAACCGATTATGCCGAAGTAATGCGAGATTTAGCGCAATATCATGAATCGAATATTTGGCTTACCGAAATTCAGTTTATAGGCCAAAAAGTTACTTTGCATGGGCAAACCTTACAGTCTAAGTATTTACCTATTTGGTTTAGTAATTTAAAGCAATCCACTTTTTTTGCTGATAAAGAGTTCTCAGTGCTGGAGCTAGCTACTGAAGATGGGATTAGCGAGTTTAACGTTGCCACCGACCTGAGCGGTAAGGGAGTTAAGCCATGA
- a CDS encoding 1-aminocyclopropane-1-carboxylate deaminase/D-cysteine desulfhydrase, with the protein MLNKLKINENNQIQQIDSDLLKRKNIFLGVKRDDLLHPLISGNKWRKLKYNLAQMQALKKTELLTFGGAFSNHIHACAAAGKFFNIKTHGIIRGPELDPNNPTLLFAQQCGMQLHPVTRIEYKQRSQSDYLAQLQSRFPNAYILPEGGTNKLALEGCKELAQSLPKHDYLVCPTGSGGTLAGLIEGSSVNTTVLGIAVLKQADYLRDEITALSSKAASQTNWQLLCHFHGGGYGKFSAELWQFCQYMKTEHQLPLEPIYTGKMMHALWQLIAQDYFVPGSKIIAVHTGGLQGLDGLKYRGLI; encoded by the coding sequence ATGTTAAATAAACTTAAAATAAATGAAAACAACCAAATACAACAAATAGATAGTGATTTATTAAAACGCAAAAATATATTTTTAGGCGTTAAGCGCGATGATCTACTCCACCCCCTCATAAGTGGTAATAAATGGCGAAAACTTAAATACAATTTAGCCCAGATGCAGGCGCTTAAAAAAACTGAATTACTCACTTTTGGTGGTGCTTTTTCTAATCATATTCATGCGTGTGCGGCGGCTGGCAAATTTTTTAATATAAAAACGCATGGTATTATTCGCGGCCCAGAATTAGACCCTAACAATCCTACACTTTTGTTCGCACAGCAATGTGGTATGCAGCTACACCCAGTCACACGTATAGAATACAAACAACGTAGCCAAAGCGATTATTTAGCGCAGTTGCAATCGCGTTTCCCTAATGCCTATATTTTACCTGAGGGTGGCACAAATAAACTGGCGCTTGAGGGTTGTAAAGAGCTTGCCCAGAGCTTACCTAAGCACGACTACTTAGTTTGCCCCACAGGAAGTGGTGGCACATTAGCAGGGCTTATTGAAGGCAGTTCAGTTAATACAACGGTACTGGGAATTGCGGTACTAAAACAAGCTGACTATTTACGCGATGAAATTACAGCACTTAGCTCAAAAGCAGCTTCACAAACTAATTGGCAATTATTATGTCATTTTCATGGTGGGGGTTATGGTAAATTTTCTGCCGAACTTTGGCAGTTTTGCCAATACATGAAAACCGAGCACCAATTGCCATTAGAGCCTATTTATACTGGTAAAATGATGCATGCTTTGTGGCAATTAATTGCGCAAGACTACTTTGTGCCAGGCAGTAAAATTATTGCGGTTCATACGGGTGGGTTACAAGGATTAGATGGTTTAAAGTACAGAGGACTTATTTAA
- a CDS encoding EAL domain-containing protein yields MQKGKLKFINRFKAHLVVLLNLIILAVTRWVTHLATLVASLKSRFNVNRKVEVEKTPTNTLDNARPLSESTAAAYNIFALIECHCDFDPSTDLEASFKVLLAKNLPALNDISVKLLSAGNLAVTIKHIPIIKLELYIECLNFCALTICKKHQKHLTAQNVKIGLCNYRASANQTLVYQQAKSALTLSQQSSLQHCHRLGISHSRVNIFSNNQIIKSIKKNKFVIYFQPLFELDSGRILQHEVLIRVRGGANELLLANAGINQLYNDQDALLFDQAIIIKVKKLLLADTAAAIISISLHPKNWFNKAFWQWLITQVGDFKIEHKLQFEINAADFFKYQIRLQGVLKIITKLNYQIIIDDIKSSDHIIQLVNYPQVLGVKLAYDLVHSIEKSAYQQRCVKNIVNACQLLNIAVFASDVETKQELQMLTILGVNAAQGFYFTQLLPDFTQTVFH; encoded by the coding sequence ATGCAAAAGGGTAAGCTTAAGTTTATTAACCGCTTTAAGGCTCATCTTGTTGTGTTGCTAAATTTAATTATATTAGCGGTAACTCGCTGGGTTACTCATTTAGCAACTCTAGTAGCGTCATTGAAATCAAGGTTTAATGTAAACCGTAAAGTAGAGGTAGAAAAAACGCCTACTAATACTTTAGATAATGCTCGCCCTTTGAGTGAGAGTACGGCTGCAGCTTATAATATATTTGCCCTGATCGAGTGTCATTGTGATTTTGATCCCAGCACTGATCTAGAAGCTAGTTTTAAAGTTCTACTTGCAAAAAACTTACCTGCGTTAAACGATATTTCAGTTAAATTGTTAAGTGCGGGTAACTTAGCGGTAACCATAAAGCATATTCCAATCATTAAGTTAGAGCTGTACATTGAGTGCTTAAATTTTTGTGCACTCACAATATGTAAAAAGCATCAAAAACACTTAACTGCACAAAATGTAAAAATAGGGCTGTGTAATTACAGAGCAAGTGCCAATCAAACACTGGTTTATCAGCAAGCAAAATCGGCGTTAACTCTGTCGCAGCAAAGCTCACTACAGCATTGTCATCGCTTGGGAATAAGCCATAGCCGAGTAAATATATTTTCGAATAATCAAATAATAAAAAGCATTAAAAAAAATAAGTTTGTAATTTATTTTCAGCCTTTATTTGAGCTCGATAGTGGGCGTATTTTGCAACATGAAGTGTTGATTAGAGTACGCGGTGGCGCTAATGAGTTACTGCTAGCTAATGCTGGCATTAATCAGTTATATAATGATCAGGACGCACTTTTATTTGATCAAGCAATTATCATCAAAGTTAAAAAGCTATTACTAGCAGATACTGCTGCTGCAATTATTAGCATTAGCTTACATCCTAAAAATTGGTTTAACAAAGCATTTTGGCAATGGCTAATAACGCAAGTAGGCGATTTTAAAATAGAGCATAAACTACAGTTTGAAATAAATGCAGCAGACTTTTTTAAATATCAAATACGTTTACAAGGCGTATTAAAAATAATAACTAAGCTAAATTATCAGATTATTATTGATGATATTAAAAGTAGCGACCATATTATTCAACTGGTTAATTATCCACAAGTTTTAGGAGTTAAATTAGCCTACGATTTAGTGCACTCAATAGAGAAAAGCGCGTATCAACAACGTTGTGTAAAAAACATTGTAAATGCTTGCCAGTTATTAAATATAGCGGTATTTGCTAGTGACGTAGAAACCAAGCAAGAGCTACAAATGCTTACTATTTTAGGGGTAAATGCCGCGCAGGGGTTTTATTTTACGCAGTTGCTGCCTGATTTTACACAAACCGTATTTCATTAA
- the ssb gene encoding single-stranded DNA-binding protein translates to MARGVNKVILVGNLGQDPEVRYMPNGNGVANITLATSDSYKDKNTGQMVDKTEWHRVVFFGKLAEIVGEYCRKGSQIYVEGKLQTRKWTDPQGQEKYTTEIVVDGFTGQMQMLGSRGGDQQGGQQSGGYQGNQSQGGQQSGGYQNNQSQGGQQSGGYQSNQGQNNQQQGGYTPQQQSAPAAQPQSAPAPQQNNQYQQPQGGFAPQQSSAPQQQGGFAPKPQNAPQGGASNPMEPTIDFDDDIPF, encoded by the coding sequence ATGGCACGCGGTGTGAACAAAGTAATTTTGGTTGGTAATTTAGGACAAGATCCTGAAGTACGTTATATGCCTAACGGCAACGGTGTAGCAAATATCACCTTAGCAACTTCAGATAGCTACAAAGACAAAAACACTGGCCAAATGGTTGATAAAACTGAGTGGCACCGTGTGGTATTTTTTGGCAAGTTAGCAGAAATTGTTGGCGAGTATTGCCGTAAAGGCTCACAAATTTATGTTGAAGGTAAACTTCAAACGCGTAAATGGACTGATCCACAAGGTCAAGAAAAATACACGACCGAAATTGTAGTTGATGGTTTTACCGGCCAAATGCAAATGTTAGGGAGCCGTGGTGGCGACCAGCAAGGTGGGCAACAAAGTGGTGGTTACCAAGGTAATCAATCACAAGGCGGACAGCAAAGTGGTGGTTATCAAAATAATCAATCACAAGGCGGCCAACAAAGTGGTGGTTACCAAAGCAACCAAGGGCAAAATAACCAACAGCAAGGCGGTTATACTCCACAACAGCAGTCTGCACCAGCAGCACAGCCACAGTCGGCTCCTGCACCACAGCAAAATAACCAATATCAGCAGCCACAAGGTGGTTTTGCACCACAGCAAAGTAGTGCACCACAACAGCAAGGTGGCTTTGCTCCTAAACCGCAAAATGCTCCACAAGGCGGCGCGTCTAACCCAATGGAACCAACCATTGATTTTGATGACGACATACCTTTTTAA
- a CDS encoding MFS transporter has product MTASSLNSREKRAAISLASVFAFRMLGLFMLMPVLAIYGQSLEGFSPIWIGFAIGAYGLTQAVLQIPMGRLSDKIGRKKVIVGGLLMFALGSVIAALADSIQMVTVGRALQGMGAIASALLAFASDLSRDEQRPKVMAVIGMSIGMSFAFAMLLGPIVAASWGISGVFWLTAILAMVGIFIVTMLVPNAVNKAPKGDTLASFSDIKKLIKHPQLARLNAGVLLLHLTLTTIFVVLPSQLIKDGLVADNHWHLYIPVLFLAFLLMVPIMIIAIKKEKEKQAFIGSVILLMLSMLAMSVWVNSIVGIAVCMLLYFVAFNFLEATMPALVSRIAPASQKGSAMGGYSTSQFLGAFLGGMLGGYVAQTTTTQAVFAAAALVGLIWLIIAWKMQVPPKSKVISLMTKLDSEEQAQSLASLLVALPGVIEATVVRDESRSYLKINDKEFDLDQARKVAGLI; this is encoded by the coding sequence CTTATTTATGCTGATGCCTGTATTAGCTATTTATGGCCAATCATTGGAGGGCTTTTCGCCTATCTGGATAGGCTTTGCTATTGGCGCGTACGGGTTAACCCAAGCGGTATTGCAAATACCTATGGGCCGACTGTCTGATAAAATTGGCCGTAAAAAGGTTATTGTTGGCGGCTTACTAATGTTTGCGCTGGGCTCGGTAATAGCTGCATTAGCCGATTCAATTCAAATGGTTACAGTTGGGCGTGCGCTACAAGGCATGGGCGCTATAGCCAGTGCATTACTTGCATTTGCTTCCGATTTAAGCCGCGATGAACAACGCCCTAAAGTAATGGCCGTTATTGGTATGAGCATAGGCATGAGCTTTGCGTTTGCTATGTTACTTGGGCCAATCGTTGCTGCCTCGTGGGGTATTTCGGGGGTATTTTGGTTAACCGCAATATTAGCTATGGTCGGCATATTTATAGTGACTATGCTAGTGCCTAATGCGGTTAATAAAGCCCCTAAAGGCGATACGCTCGCCAGCTTTAGCGATATTAAAAAATTAATTAAACACCCGCAGTTAGCGCGCTTAAATGCGGGTGTATTACTATTACATTTAACCCTCACTACTATTTTTGTAGTGTTACCGAGCCAGCTTATTAAAGATGGCTTAGTGGCCGATAATCACTGGCATTTATATATCCCAGTATTATTTTTAGCTTTTTTATTAATGGTGCCTATTATGATAATCGCCATTAAAAAAGAGAAAGAAAAGCAGGCATTTATTGGCTCCGTTATACTGTTAATGTTGAGCATGCTGGCTATGTCGGTATGGGTTAACAGTATTGTAGGTATTGCTGTTTGTATGCTGTTGTATTTTGTTGCATTTAACTTTTTAGAAGCCACCATGCCAGCGCTAGTATCGCGTATTGCACCAGCAAGCCAAAAAGGCTCTGCCATGGGAGGGTATTCTACTAGCCAGTTTTTAGGTGCCTTTTTAGGCGGTATGCTTGGCGGTTATGTTGCACAAACAACAACAACGCAAGCGGTGTTTGCGGCAGCGGCACTTGTTGGGTTAATATGGCTTATTATTGCGTGGAAAATGCAAGTCCCACCCAAAAGTAAAGTTATTAGCTTAATGACCAAATTAGACTCAGAAGAGCAGGCACAGTCGCTTGCTTCTCTGTTAGTTGCTTTACCTGGCGTAATAGAAGCAACTGTAGTGCGCGACGAAAGCCGCAGCTACTTAAAGATTAATGATAAAGAATTTGACCTAGACCAAGCACGTAAAGTAGCTGGTTTAATCTAA